The following coding sequences are from one Triticum aestivum cultivar Chinese Spring chromosome 5A, IWGSC CS RefSeq v2.1, whole genome shotgun sequence window:
- the LOC123107704 gene encoding low temperature-induced protein lt101.2 has translation MASRSCTFVEILLAVILPPLGVFLRYGCCSMEFLICLLLTILGYIPGIIYAIYVLVAHGSASEESGKDYDALA, from the exons ATGGCGTCCCGGAGCTGCACCTTCGTCGAGATCCTGCTCGCCGTCATCCTGCCGCCGCTCGGCGTCTTCCTCCGCTACGGCTGCTGCAGC ATGGAGTTCTTGATCTGTCTGCTGCTCACCATCCTGGGCTACATCCCCGGCATCATCTACGCCATCTACGTGCTCGTCGCGCATGGCTCGGCCTCGGAGGAGAGCGGCAAGGACTACGACGCCCTTGCTTGA